From Penaeus chinensis breed Huanghai No. 1 chromosome 29, ASM1920278v2, whole genome shotgun sequence:
GGATATATAAAACCCAAAACTAGGAGGTATCAGAATTGCATTCATGCTAAATTCCTTACGGATATCTTGGCAATGGACATCATATTGCTACCCACATCAGCGGTAATCACCACTAGCTTGGGCAACCTGGGTGGGACTGGGAGAACTGATTCAGCTCCAGACTGCAGACTGGTGGGTATGACCTGACCTGAGTGAGGCTAGCAACTCATGTCACCCATGTGGAATAATACACCATGTGGAACCAAACTGAAGGACAACTGACCCCTATGATGCATCATTAATATCTAGGCAGTCTGCACCATGACATGACACCATCTACAACCCTTGGCCATCTTTCATGAAATGACTGTGCTCTTCTCCATGATATtcattggtagaaaaacccacaatgtaaaaactagacatgaggttggaatccaggtggattccaaaactgttgtctcactttcaataaatacagtttttacatcgtgggtttttctaccatagtatcaacacggtagagtgttttcaccattcatgatATTCATTGCCAAGATGTCTGTAGGGAATTCAGCATGAATTTCTTCTCTGCAATTCTAATACTATCACACCTCCATGCGACCCGTAATCATCCTTAGCTTTGGTGACCTAAGCAAGGCAAGGAGAGTCTATTCTGCTCCAGACTGCAGGTATGACCTGAGTCAAGCTGGACTTGCAACCTAAGACAGGGTAACTGACCCCTACAACACCTCATCAAAATCCAGATAGTTCGCACCATGACACAACACTTTACAACCCTTGGCCATCTTCCACGAAGTAACCATGCTATATCTCAAgatatatttctctcattcttgatGGATAAACAATAAAACTGCTTTGGACTTTGCCTGAACCAGTACTGTGGAACTCTCACAGGAGGTATACTGTGCTTTAAACTACTTACTTTTTGAGGTCAACTTTATTTTGACAAAGGTAAATACTCTTCATCTGCATAACATCACTAAATTATTCATAGTCAAAATATCAAAACAGTCTCTAACGCATatcacaataaaacaataatactgtATTGTGTGCCAGCATTCTTTCCAATGTATGTTTATGCAACTTTTTATCCACCTCCAGCTTCTAAGACATCAATATCTATTTCCTGCAAAAGTTAGTTATACAGATTTTTAACTTTAGGTGTCAATGCATTCCCAAACGAGACTAGACAGCACATACCTCAAAGAATCCATCTTCAGTGTTGATTTTTTCACCTCGGAAGACTGGAAACACATCATTTTCAATTGGCTTCAGTCCTTGTGTGGTATTCATGGCATTCTGCATAGCTTCTGTCACTTCCTTTATTTTGCCATAACAATTTGCTGGGGAGGCAATTGTAATATAAGCTTTCACATAATACCCTATCCACCATGGTTTCATTTCATTCAAAAAGTTAATTACTGACCTCATCTGTTTACTATTCCTTAAAGTTTCATGAAATAACTTTATTTGCTTTACTATCATAATTGACATCAAtgtaattatcatatattttttaattgtcaCATAATACCCTATCCACCatgattttgtttaattttgtttacatataaatagctTCAAAAAGTTCATTACAAGGTTGCCTCACCTTACCTGTTTACTATTCCTTAAAATTTCATGAAATAACTTTTATTTGCTTTACTATCATAATTGacatcaatgtaattattatatttttttaattgtcattGCCTTAACATAacttataataacattattttcacaaaaatttaagtaaataaatgaggTTAGGTAGGTTTAGCAATTGAATTCTTTGTGAATAAGCACTTAAATTTGTAAACAATATcaatgaaacaaaaacagattGGGCAGCTCATTTATACATGATAGTATTACTGGATTAAAGGCAAAACATATAGGTAAAATTACTGTGCACTAGTAATAATAGGTAAGTCAAATAAGAActaagtataaataaaaataaaaaaagagagagacagaaaaagacctgttattaatatatttctatataacatCAAATAAATGCAAGTAAATTTTCCTAAAATCCATAATGCTAGTTATTCTCCCATGTTTTAAAATCTCTTCACGTAAATACATAAACTTTGTCCTGGCACTTTactacatgcacatacaaaattCAAATTCTGAATAAGAAGTGTGTAAACTTACGACACAGACGGCCAGGTTCATGAACGTGGCCACAGTTGTTACAAGTGAGCAGTTTCAATACTGACAGCATTTTCTTGTGGCCAGTCTCTGAACCAAACTTCCTTGTCAacctcttctctctgcttctgcgATTTTTGGGTACAGCCCACAAGATGCCTTCACCAATCAAATCTTGAAGGGGACTCTGGCTGACTGAAATGGCCTGTTGCTGTGGTACATGCTCCACACACACCATAGCTGCACTGGGGGGAGGCCCTGAAAAGTGAAGAACTGGTAGTGGCTTTAtagtttcctttcattctcttccataTCATATCTATCTCTGACTGATGATTTTCACCACATACGGGATGCAGTATACAATATATTTGGTCAGACTAGGACACATGATAGAAAGATCACATTagtcatggtaaaaaaaaaaaacaatataaaactagatttattgaaagtgagactacagtttcaaaatccacctggattccatcctcaaggTCAAGCATTAGTCTTCCTATTTAATGTTTAATTCAGCAGAACTCCCTTACACAAAAATTTGTAGATGACcttgaaaaaaatagtatatagtATGCACTATGCTAAATCATGTATTCTGGCCAAATGAAAATATCAAAGAACTATTCCAATCAAAATTCATAAGTTTGTTAATTCTACCCGTCCAATCACTTATGCAAGCATAATTCTATGTAAAATACAAACTTTCCAAgcaatatacaatatgtacaataCTTGTATTAGTACCTATATAACTACACAATAAGCGATGTATGGTTTCAGTGTATATTTCACATCAGTTTTCTGTCAAACCCTCTTGCTTGCAAAAGCTACAATATctcattttgaagaaaaaaaggtaaagagtatttaggaaggggctcttgcattctTTCTGATAATACATTAACGTGGAATGCATAATCAGTTATTGATTAAACCATATTATGCTGGAACCATCTACATATCTGGTAACTGACTACTTATCTTTTTCTACATGTCACTTATAATATTGTAGggttagatagataaaacacCAGTTCTTTAGTTGTGAaattttttctcttgatttacaTCCTCTGACTTACACCTTAAATATGAGTTTTCTTGGTTTaaactgatgatggtaattagaGATGACCTTAGTAATAGAATTTTGAGATCTATTGTGTTACTTTGTCAGTAACTATTAAGAAGGGGCCAGCTGATCAAACATCTGGTATTCTTTATAGCAGTTTCAGATTAAAACAGACAAACTAaactataaatattgttataaattattatatgtatggCACTACAATTTCAGTGCAAATATAGTTAGGTATATTCTTCTTACGTGGATTTTCAATTGTTGTGTTGTTAGTGAAGTAGCATAACAATGCACATTTCCTAAAACTATTTCCCAATAATCCTCTTGATATTTAAtagttaattttaataataaataagaaagaatgcATAGGATTAACTCTACCTCAAATCCTTTCATGGTTTTCTGTACTAATTGCATTAGTGACACTTGTTCTAACTTACTTTCATGTTTCTTATATCTTTACAGATTGTAATTTGTATAATATTTGTGTTTCCTGCTCTTTTCAAAAGTTGGAGAGGGCAAGTTACTTCCATACTAATGTACCTTTCCAATCgtttgataaaatataatatatttggatgggttaacaattaggataagatgttagatgtcaaagattgtagaacgctgtaggatagaatggtagtgaaaagggtatagagggagCAAATGAAAAATGGTGGGGATTTGTAAGAGAAGGGGTAAAggcgatcagatcaaatggagagtatgagTCTGGGGATGGGAGAGTACcactgtatgaggaaaactgTAAAAGACCCATTAAGAAACAATCAAAGGTAATATGGGTAGAAATGGTAGTTgtaaaagtaggagaagaatccagataattaaataagggaacaggggaaggtggtgaagtatcaggaagaatgtcaggaggggaatGATCTGGAAAAAGGCactgttgtgacataagggagtcacgtgagcatccaggtgggagtGATAAGgttaatggggaagaaagagggaatggtgatgcacatggaagaggagaggatggggtggttTTTGGGagtgttggaggaagaggggtagggggaatatgaggaggaggaggaggaggatggatactggcaaatactttgaatgtggagtgaataggaatagaggaattagagggtggatgagggattgGAGCACTCTGGGGTCATGTTTAGGGAGTTTTGGAGTCTTCACGCATTTCTGGGGAGGAGttggtctgagaaacaaaggtttccttatgaggaggagaagagggaatagatgtctaaagggcagagggagaggtgggtgcaggagaggatgtggtaggagaagagggagtcgaatgtttagattgtctggtgcaaAAGGTAAAGTCAGAGTGTctggggcagagagaagagacactgggagagatgctgagacttcgtgagaagatgggaggggatcAAAGCGAAGTACAGTTCTGGAttaggtagaaagaaaaaaactttgttGGCGTACCGCTTGTCTGGCCTCACATAGAGTGAGGTTTAGTTTAAATCTGAGAACTGTTACCTCAGATTCAAGTTTGTAGGCAGGGCAACTCCTATAAAATACTTTAtgagagccaccacaattggtgCATATACGTAACTGAGCAGAACAATTTgaatggtcatgaccaggttggcaCATTGAGGGCAGTGGCTGTGGAGGAAAAGTGTATGGCTGGCCTAAATGCCATCATTTATAACATTGATAAAGAAGGGGTCCATATGGTCAGACAGGGCAGgaactccaccaatataaacttcatgggggagatCAAGTCTacagaagctaatcttggcaatattggtgtaagaGGAATAGTGCAGCACTGGACTGCTACTGAATCATAGTTGATGAGGCATGTAAGTAAgtcattttcacagtctgaccagtcttTGTCATAGTGAGGACAAACAGCctgggagatagaaacagttccagtacaagtatgaAACGAGTGAGGTtgagcaggaataggtttgctagtgaggtcagtcagggtagatagtgaaCAAGCTTAGGACTCTTTTTCATTGTTGACTCCCACCACCATTATTACTTCTCTTCATCCTTACTGTCTCCCGCCCAACAGTATTACCTCACTCCATATCATCCCATGTCCTTCTCACTGGGCCCCAGTCCTAAGTCCCCCCCACAAAACAATAATGAGCAAGGGATTTGGGGGGCTtaggcacaacaacaacaacaaaaatatgcatGACTTACAATAAATTTGTAGCAACCTatgtttctttcaatttcttttagcCTAGTGCCAACGGGTATGTTCATGCCATCATGCACACTGTGAGTTTATTACttgtttttacacagatggctacacttgtactaagtcatcaaggAGCCaactacgagtactgcctgtctcgcctgtttacccttttcctccaaTTACGAAAATATTCTACGGTatctattttgctgttactaatgtttataacattataggaaTCATAATGTCTacaatacaaataacaccatcaatattcatagcactagtataaaataattttttcccgctattttaacccaatgccgacggggaaaatgaacaaaaaatggggaaaatgctgtgcccattttctatattttttgtgaaatgtctgctcatagatggctctgctagtgcttagccacaaaggagtcaattagtagaccttgtgaccatacgtgatttgaattggcgggaaaaacgtgttttttactagtgctatggatatcgatggtgttatttttattataaacattataattattataatgttttttaatattagtaacagcaaaataagataatgtaaaatatttcgtaaatcaaagaaaagggtgaacgggcgagacgggcagtactcctaactggctcattggtgacttagtacaagtatagccatctatgtgtataaacaaacaagtactaacagtgggcaaagcacgtgtctacccgtcgtatccgtcgtatccgtcggcaaggggttaagtagaggtgaaatcaggtaaggtcacaagctctactaattgactcctttatggctaaccactagcagagccatctatgtgcagagacatttcacaaaaaaaattaaaatgagcacagcatttttcccaacGACATGTGGTtaagcattcattcattcaatcatacattcactggaaaaaaaataaataattaaaaaaataataaaaataaaataaaaataataaattaggaaTCCAATCCCCTTTGCAATGGTTTAATCAGATTTGAAATTGGCAGAGTGGTTTCTGAGTTGGGCGGccaagaattttttttataagttcTTTAGTGTTTCTAAAAGGTAGTATTAATATATTCTTTGAAACAAGAACATCGGACAAAGaaaagacagtgagagatagaaaACGCCCCAGACTGAGATGCTCAAAGTGCTATACCTTGTATAGTCTATTATATCAACTGCTCTGTACCATCTCCACTATGAAACACTATGATCATTATGAGAAAGTAAAGGAGACAGCTGTTCGAGGGAAAATTTAATATACCAACTTCAAATCAATCTTTTCAGTTCTATTATATATTCTAAGCCTTTTTAAGTATACCATGATAAAGTGTAACATTCTAGCTGCAGCACTGGAACCTATATTAACATACCATCCACAGGAAAATGCAATGTTCACTGTACTACTGTTTCAGTCAATGTCTGCGCAT
This genomic window contains:
- the LOC125040895 gene encoding 39S ribosomal protein L32, mitochondrial-like isoform X1, with amino-acid sequence MSRVLRLLQENISLAERTLDRLISSLFSHEQCTCPAKSHGPPPSAAMVCVEHVPQQQAISVSQSPLQDLIGEGILWAVPKNRRSREKRLTRKFGSETGHKKMLSVLKLLTCNNCGHVHEPGRLCPNCYGKIKEVTEAMQNAMNTTQGLKPIENDVFPVFRGEKINTEDGFFEGKRIIEVDRERPKWFSQRLIQKSNVTSSSETSIAKPTHLA
- the LOC125040895 gene encoding 39S ribosomal protein L32, mitochondrial-like isoform X2 → MSRVLRLLQENISLAERTLDRLISSLFSHGPPPSAAMVCVEHVPQQQAISVSQSPLQDLIGEGILWAVPKNRRSREKRLTRKFGSETGHKKMLSVLKLLTCNNCGHVHEPGRLCPNCYGKIKEVTEAMQNAMNTTQGLKPIENDVFPVFRGEKINTEDGFFEGKRIIEVDRERPKWFSQRLIQKSNVTSSSETSIAKPTHLA